Proteins from one Impatiens glandulifera chromosome 2, dImpGla2.1, whole genome shotgun sequence genomic window:
- the LOC124927902 gene encoding pathogenesis-related leaf protein 4-like — MGINLNIKLALHVCLLGLLFVIIPSYAQNSPQDYLNAHNSARAQVGVGPMRWNTNLATYAENYAKQRLGDCNLIHSRGPYGENLAKGSGASFTGVRAVSLWAEEKPFYHHNSKSCAAGKVCGHYTQVVWRRSNQLGCYRALCRNGFWFVICSYSPPGNVAGQRPY; from the coding sequence ATGGGAATCAACTTGAACATCAAACTAGCTCTTCATGTGTGTCTTTTGGGATTGTTATTTGTTATAATTCCATCATATGCACAAAATTCCCCTCAAGACTACCTAAATGCACACAATTCAGCCCGAGCCCAAGTGGGCGTTGGTCCCATGAGATGGAACACCAATCTGGCTACATATGCCGAAAACTATGCCAAGCAAAGGCTGGGTGACTGTAACCTCATCCACTCTAGAGGGCCATACGGAGAAAACCTAGCCAAGGGTAGTGGTGCCTCCTTCACTGGAGTGCGAGCTGTGAGCCTTTGGGCTGAAGAGAAACCTTTCTATCACCATAATTCCAAAAGTTGTGCTGCAGGTAAAGTTTGCGGACATTACACCCAGGTGGTATGGCGTAGATCTAATCAACTTGGTTGCTATAGAGCTCTGTGCCGGAACGGTTTTTGGTTCGTTATCTGTAGCTACTCTCCTCCTGGTAATGTTGCCGGACAACGCCCATATTGA